The sequence CGCCGGAGGCCGACCCCGAGTCGGTCGCCAAGGGCATCGTCCTGCGCCGGCTGACCGCGGCGCCGCGCAGCCGGGCCGAGCTCGCGGCCGACCTCGCGGCCCGCGACGTGCCCGACGCGGTGGCCACCCGGGTGCTCGACCGGTTCAGCGAGGTCGGGCTGGTCGACGACCAGGCCTACGCCCAGCTGCTGGTCCGCACCCGTCGGGACAGCCGGGGGCTGGCCCGGCGTGCCCTGCAGCAGGAGCTGCGCCGCAAGGGCGTGGGTGACGAGGAGTCGGCGGCCGCCCTCGCCGCCATCACGCTCGACGACGAGGTCGCCACCGCCGAGTCGCTGGTGGCCAGGCGGCTGCCGTCGACGCGAGGGCTGCCCTACGAGACCCGGGTCCGCCGGCTGGCCGGCCTGCTCGCCCGCAAGGGCTACGGCTCCGGGCTGGCCATGCGCGTGGTGCGCGAGGCGCTGACGGCCGAGGCTGGCGACCGCGACGCGCCGGCTGCCGAGCCGGACGCGTCCGACGACGGCTTCGTGGCCCCGGACGGGCTCTAGCGCTCGTTCGCAGCGGCGCCAGGCCGGGAGGCGCTGCGCTCCGGCCGGCCATCGGGGGTGAACCGCCGGCGCAGCGAGAACGCCTGCGGTGTCGGGCCCTGCTCGCGCAGGTGCCGGAGCCGGGCCAGCGCCTGCTCGACGGTCGGGCGCTCGCCGTCCGGCACCCACCAGAGGGCGGTCGAGGGCTGCGGGGTGGGGAGGAACCACTCGGAGCGCCGCAGCAGCAGCCGGCCGTGGTCGCTGCGGTAGACGAAGTCGTGCAGGCTCGGGTAGTCGCGCCACACGGTCAGGTTGACCACCTGCGGCCGGCGCTCCTCGTCGAGCACCGTGTGGCCGGTGTCAGACCGGTGGTGCCAGACGAAGCCGGGGCTCTCCGCCGCATGCCGGGCGACCGGGTCGAACGCCGCGACGAAGCCGGCCATGGTGCGGTGCCGCATCGGCGCCCGCTGCAACGAGACGTTGACCTGGGCGAGCTGTGCCATCGGCCGGTCAGTCCTGGCGGACGTAGGTCCGAGCCAGCTCGGCCGGCGCGCACGCCAGCCACCCGTCGAGGACCGTCTCCCGCAGTGCCCTCGCGGACACGGAGCGGAGCCGGACGAGCACCGCGGCGTACCCGTCGAAGTGCGGGATCGTGAACAGCGCCCGGGGCCTTGCGGCGAGCAGCGCCTCCTTCTCGCCGAGGTCCTCGACCTTCACGGCGAGGATCGGGCCGGCCGGGGGAGCCTCCTCGCCGAAACGGCGGAGGTCGGCCTTGCTGAAGGGGCGCTCCCAGGCGAACACCATGCCGCGGACCGCCCAGGTCCGGGTCCCGTGCCGCTCGCCCTCGGTCGTCTCGGGCAGCTC comes from Actinomycetes bacterium and encodes:
- a CDS encoding regulatory protein RecX, with the protein product MTGHRARQRPRRWAGPDQPTPGTAADETPEADPESVAKGIVLRRLTAAPRSRAELAADLAARDVPDAVATRVLDRFSEVGLVDDQAYAQLLVRTRRDSRGLARRALQQELRRKGVGDEESAAALAAITLDDEVATAESLVARRLPSTRGLPYETRVRRLAGLLARKGYGSGLAMRVVREALTAEAGDRDAPAAEPDASDDGFVAPDGL
- a CDS encoding DUF3291 domain-containing protein, which codes for MAQLAQVNVSLQRAPMRHRTMAGFVAAFDPVARHAAESPGFVWHHRSDTGHTVLDEERRPQVVNLTVWRDYPSLHDFVYRSDHGRLLLRRSEWFLPTPQPSTALWWVPDGERPTVEQALARLRHLREQGPTPQAFSLRRRFTPDGRPERSASRPGAAANER
- a CDS encoding MmcQ/YjbR family DNA-binding protein, with product MATLDDVATMALELPETTEGERHGTRTWAVRGMVFAWERPFSKADLRRFGEEAPPAGPILAVKVEDLGEKEALLAARPRALFTIPHFDGYAAVLVRLRSVSARALRETVLDGWLACAPAELARTYVRQD